A window from Salvia miltiorrhiza cultivar Shanhuang (shh) chromosome 2, IMPLAD_Smil_shh, whole genome shotgun sequence encodes these proteins:
- the LOC131011188 gene encoding uncharacterized protein LOC131011188 has protein sequence MRARENRYSKPDGVGTGISRHVGGSQSSRILQQSLLVDGEVPPTASNYSTFLRLHMYADGTFVSEKDVNLDAEIRRVAVETGREDRLDEVYLELVRPSRSRLYGTGSAGVSQFSRGSTNSTGSSQMSQRMYETRISTLEERLQRAEEDRAAQEAAREAERAAREAERAAREALEERMTYFEEILRQSGQLP, from the exons ATGCGCGCACGTGAGAACCGATACTCTAAGCCCGATGGAGTTGGTACAGGGATCAGTCGGCACGTTGGAGGGTCTCAGTCGAGTCGTATTCTGCAGCAGAGTCTG CTCGTGGATGGTGAAGTCCCCCCAACTGCATCTAACTACAGCACTTTCCTCCGCCTACACATGTACGCAGATGGAACTTTTGTGTCAGAAAAGGATGTCAACCTTGAT gcggagattcGTCGCGTTGCTGTTGAGACAGGACGAGAGGACCGACTCGATGAGGTCTACTTGGAGCTCGTACGTCCCAGTAGGTCACGACTGtacggcactggaagtgccgGTGTGAGCCAGTTTAGTAGGGGGTCTACTAACAGTACAGGCTCTTCCCAGATGTCTCAGCGGATGTATGAGACTCGGATCTCCACACTGGAGGAGCGTCTCCAAAGGGCTGAGGAGGATAGGGCGGCCCAAgaagcagcacgtgaggccgaACGAGCCGCACGTGAGGCCGAACgagcagcacgtgaggccctTGAGGAGCGGATGACATACTTCGAGGAGATACTGAGGCAGTCGGGTCAGCTACCTTGA